The DNA sequence TTTAGCCAATCACTGATGGGCGAACGTATTCTCCTCTGTGATTCGTTGTCGTATTCTGCGCATTCCGTTGGAACATTACTGCAGTCGGGGTATACAAATAATAGATGGTTCACACTAACTTCAATTTTTACctactattttattaatgtacattataaaaattaaaatgtaaacttttaaaaatataaatctgaAATACAAACATGAGCTCGATAGGGTGGACCAATTTATACTGatactattattataaatatataagtattagCTAGAAATagataactaaataaatattttgatctTTTTGatagatttatttttaaaatattaatatctttaatttattatattgtgCAATTTTAACCAATCACGTAGCCTGTTGGTGGAGATTATTATACATAAGTAAGAGTGCATTCTATATATTGACATATATTCTAGGGTAACGAATAACGACAAGTACCTCGTAGGTTCTGTCCGAATAAAAAGGTAAAGGTGTAGTACTTTAAATTCATATTACGATTTTAACAgtattatttatctttttttgtaTCTCGACAAGTTTTTATCATGTTTTATTCTGTTTATTACATCTTATGTAATAAACGTAACCTATATTACATAAGAGAAATCTTGTATAGCATTTcctttatttagaaatttgaaTCTATATGTTAAACAATTTTCGTTATTGACTTTGTTTCTTgtcatttatcattttatcattttttcatttaaagttAAATATGCATTTTATATTCGATTTGTTAAGGAAAAATGCTTATCCAGAGAGTCATTGCAAGTGTACCAAAAGTTATCAAACGTGACATTGGTATTCTTGCACCAGCACTTCAAAAAGCAACGGATCCTATACAACAACTTTTCTTAGACAAAATACGCGAATATTCTGCAAAAAGCGCgtaagtaaaaataaaatatctcaacACAAGTGTCCTAATATCAATTTATGTCTTAATATCAATCCATAAATTTAGTGGTGGAAAGTTAGTTGATGCTACTCCTGAACttgaaaaagagaggaaatcTGAGCTTGATAGAATTCGGAaacaatatgatataaagGGTGATCCAAAAAACTTcccaaaatttaaatttgaaggTATGCTCAttacttaaattattaataggagtatatatagtattttatattatattaaacaagTTGAAAGTCTTGcaattataaagtattataaaacATGAAAGATCTTTTCTTTCAGCTCCAGTAGtggaaaaatgaatatattacataaCTCTTTACAAGTATATATAAAActagaatattaaaattgttataCTTGATAAATAGTTgtagaaatatatgtatatgtaaaattataaatataaggTTAAACTTTATTTTCCTTAATATTGCTTAAATTAGATATAATCACAGTAAAAACATATAAATTACTTTGAATCTACAAGAACTTTTGTATTCTGGATAATTTCTAACAATGTTTTCATATTAGATTTTATGGCCACAGATTTACAGATCTTCATAAACTTCTCTATTTCACTTTTAGGAATCAAAGTTTTAAAGTTACCAGAACAAGAACAAAGTTCGTTCATATTTTCCCTCTTAACTTCATTACATTTACAACATTGTAAATCTTGCAACATGTAAGCCATACTTTTATGATCTAACATGTCCATCAAAAGGAACTCTATTTCATCATTGTCATAGTCCATTTTACAAAGAGGACATTTCCATATGTACCTGTACAAACAGTAGTATTATGTACTAGAATACAAATAGCTTTTATAATATTGTGCATTACCTATCCCGATCCATGGTACAAAAGTTATCTTTGCAAAGATCGATGTCCCTTGTGTGATTACAtactttacaaataatttcaggCACAACTAAAGAAATGCACGGATCTTTCCAATCAACTAGATCGCTGAAACTGCCAACTCTAATTAGCTTTAACATGTTTGTTCGCAAATAGTATACTTCATTTTCAACTTCTGCATCCAGAGATAAAAcctgatattaaaattaatttttatttactttccTCGTAAAATAATCCTAACATATTCGTATTCGTGTTTAAATACCTTACAAACTGATTTTATTAACTCCAATGCTGGATTAATTTTCTTACTGTCTTTACCATCTAAATCTAAGTTTGGACATTCTTCAATTGTTAATGTTTTTTCTGGaagatttttatgtattttctgTACAATTCTATAacataattgaataaaatatgtcAATCAAGTTCTTCATATAATGATAAAGTAAAACAATTATACTTACTGGAATAGTTTTTGGGACATATCTCCCTTTATCAGTTTTTTAGCAAATTCTGCGGTATTCTCAAGTGATCCTAATCCAAGTTGTGCAGTTGTGCAGTTGTGTGATAATTGacttaaattatttaagttCCTAGGCCTTACAGTAGTATTCAATTCATTTTCCAATATGAACTGATAAATTGCATGGAAGTATCCCGCTATTATAGCAGTAAAGCTTGATTGACATGCAGCTTCTTTGGGGAGACACTCCATTAAATTCCAATTCATTACTATTTCAGGCTTAATAACAGAGAAAATCCAATGAAAATATCAcaaatagaaaacaaaaaaagaattgTATGTTTTAGTAAACACTTACCTCGCCGTCATTCTCATCTTCAGCATTTTCACTATTTGTATCCGTAGTATTCTCTATATCTTTCGgtaattttccttttatacCTCCATAATTATGCTGTTAATTTATACAaatgtttttatatattaaagtatgccatttattattatattgaaagaattgaaattttacttaCTACATCAAGCCATGTTAAATACTCCCAACACTGTTCAAAAGTTATTTCAATACTGTGGAATAGTTCTTTATCGCGTATTGTTTGAACAACGAATTCCATATAGTTTAATGCATCACTCATTGTCCTTTTCTTGGTACAAATgatgattttattaaaattggcAAAAATAATTATGGATCCCAGATTTTTAAATTCTGCTAATAACTgcgcgaataattttttcatataggtatgcaaagttcttttcaaagCAGGATCGTAAAGTAAAGAACTGGGTGAACGTAACCATCTAAGAAGTATAAATTTACGAATTACAAAAAAAACAGGTGTAACATTGGTATAGAGATGTCCGTGCTTACCtgtaaaaatgaataatttgataatctgcaaatatatttttatgaactgATACATCTAGCAACCATGTGTTTACCATATTTCGCAATATTCTAAAAGCAGGACTGCAAAGAACAGTTTCGTCGTAATTAGGAATTATATTTGTCATGCCATCATGTGTTGCCATATCCTATGGAAAAATTTGagttacatataaatatattcttaTACGCTTTCTAACACGttctttttctaaattatataCTTGAACAGATGTCTGTTGTTGAGTGTGGAATGCGACAAAATTACTAGTTCCATCAATATCGTGAATATGGTGATGCTGTAATAATGTATTTACTGCTAAACTTTCTATCTCCAATTCAATACAAACACTAGAATAAGTTCCGGCATTATTTGCAGCAGAATGTAAACTTTCTTCATAATCTGTCAATAATCTGTAATTGATTACATATATTAAGATAATGGTAGTAATTCAAATTTCATGTTTAAGCGTAAATGCAACCTGTTATCATCATTTTCACTGCCACCCAAGTCTGGTTTCTCTGTTGGAGAACACCATAATACAAAGTTATTCTTTTGCAAATGTCTTGCAAAAAATATGTCTGCACCAAAAACAATAGGATCCGCAGGAATATTTCCAATTGGCACATGAAGGAATCTACATTGTTCTGTCATTAATTCATAAATTTGCTGGCTCTTAAGGTAATGACGTAACATCGTTTTTGCACCAACTTTCTGCCACTCCAGTGTATTGTATAAAGTTTCAATATCTTGTACATAGGTGCTAATTAGAGGAAAGTCATTAAGTAATGGCATGTGAGTTACTAATGTCGTTTTATCTAAGGTAAAAacgtaaaatagaaaaataaaataaatgacaaaaatttaatgaaaaatttttgcATATAAATCTAAATAAAATGTACCTAAAGCTgtctgaataataaatattgttgCACCATGTCCCTCGTTTTTATATGTAGTTATAACTGCTTGTAAAATACGACAGACTTGTTGAAagtttgtttcaaattttaattcgaaTCGCATCGACTCTGGTAAAAATGTTACTTTGTCTTCCCCATTTGTGGATATACTGCAAAAGAATTACTTTAGAATCATTTTCACAGACTAGTAAAAGCATAACTCagattttgtaaattatacaCTGTATCCCGTTCTTGAATGTACAACGTGTTCATATTAGGCATCTGATTTGACGAAACAGAATCCAAAACAAATATATGAGCTCTTTTAGTTGCATTTAAAAACAGTCCCCATAAAGCTCTTTGATGGTTTGAACTCCAATGAtgatataagaaaatataattagttTGATTAAGCTGAAATAAAACAGATATTCTTTTAGaccaaagaaaaaattacaagTTAAAATACCATTACATTTTTAAGATATGATTGCACAGCAACACTCTTGTATTCTAACTGATCTAGGGCAAATGTATCTGCACCATCTGCCATGGTCCGTGCTGCCTTAGGATCAACTGTACAAACGCATCCTAATTGAAGAATAGCTCTAAACTCTAGTGACATTTGAGTTTCATAAATTCCTTCAATTTCTGGTCTACTCATATCTTCTAAAAGCTCCCTATGagcaaattaaaataatttagataattaaatataaaatatcatcaaaAAATTTAAAGGATGAAACTCACTGACTGTATAATTGAAACTGTGTTTCCGGCACAGTATattgatataaattatatataggTCGAGATCGTGGAAGAACTTTCTTGCTTTCTTTCCAAGATACTTTTTTACCTGGTTCTGGATTAGGTTTAGGTTTACGagtatttacataaaatatacgaGGTATTATAAGACGCAATTGATGTAAATCTCTATCGACTAATACCCATAATCGATATAAACCAGGCTTGTTTGTTGGTGATATCTAAAccgataaattaattatttaaatcatttaatacaattattgaattttaattattgttgttaaaaaagaacatttttctTACTTGAATAATTTGCCATGGATTCATAAGCAATTTTCTTTGAGTTCGCTTGAAAAAACCACCCAATGTAGATGTATTGGTATCTCTTGCAACACCCCAAGAAACTTCATCTCCATCATTATTAGAACGCTTACTCTTCTTGCTCTTCTGATATTCAGCCCTTTGCTTAGCTTGATGAGCCCATTTCTGTTTGTGGAATTCCAACCATTTTaatctttcttcctttgttgTTCCCATTGGTGGTGGTGAACCTAGAACTTCTTTCCAACTTTTATTTGCATTTTCTGCTTCGTTTCCTTCTAAAAATTgtcgttttcttttattaacaATTGGCAATGACTGCTTAGAAGTTGAGGGTTTCCCGGCGATATCCTCTATATCGCATGTTTCAGATGATTCTATATCTTGGTtgccaatatttttttctttatctttagGCATCATGGTAAACATATCAGTaatctttttttgtttatgCGTTGCACTTTTTTCCATTACTCTTTTATGCAACCAGTCCGGGTGCTTCACTCTAGGAACCGGATTGGATAactaaaaaagaattattctcctattattatatttaaattaagaagTTTCAAATAtctagataaataaaataaatactcCTTGCATTGCTGCTGgaattgtaataattttttgaaTAGCACTTCCGAGTCTTTCAATATAATAACTCCAATCTAAAATATCCCGTATGTCGTCGCTTTGTAAACTAGAATCTTTTAACCATTttcgtaaataatattttcttattgCAGGTTCCGATTGAAATATTGCTAATGGTATTGCCCTAATTgtataacgaaatatgtaattttattgtCATACAATTTTCTTCATACAGAAGCAAAACTTCATCCCTACCGTTCTGTAACTGGTGCGCCTTGAGGTTTATTAGCAATAATGTATTTACATGCTAAGCCAGCATCTTTAATCATTTGATCACCTAAAAATTCTGCTAATCTTTTAGCAGTAGAAATAGACGTTGACTTTTGACTTCCATAATCCTCCAATTTTCGTGACATTGATTTGTTTTCGGATATAAGTTCAAATAATTCCGAATCTGGCATATCTGCACACTATaaagatttatatatttagttattaaTATGTTACATGTAACAGAATCAACAATATTGGATATTTACTTTGCTATAAAGAATATCAAGCCAATAATCTGCATCTTTAGCTACTGACGCATAGCACTCTTCTAATGTGCTACCTTTTAAGAAAGATTCGAATACGGACGTCTGAAAAACTTTTATTAGCTGAAGTTCACCTCTTCGTTTTACTTCAAAACCTTTCAGTTCAGCCAAAGAACCGTCGAAGTTAAAGACTGCATAtcgtttttttaatttttttccttcttctttcgctGCAGGTAATACCATAGCTAAATAAGGACCATCCACTTCAAAAAATATAGAGTTTTCACTCCTAATTTTATACGTAAGATTTTTAGGATCGACGAGTTCATGGTATACGTCATTAGTAAACTGATCctataaataatatgaaaatgatacaaaaaaaGAGCTCtagttaataaaaaaatgtcgTTGCAATGCTGATTTACCTTCACCATAAAATTAAGAACAGCATTCGGATATGATACtaccaatttttttttctttgggTGAGTAGTATGAACAACAACATTATCAGGAAAAGATGCTGGTAGAACGCACCAGATTCCATCCGTATCTAATTCTAAAGGTCGGCCAACTTGTTCGATAATTTCTCTAGCTCTCATAATAATGTGTGCTCCCGTGTAACATACTATGCCACCCATCTCCATACTAAACCATCGAGACCTAACATATCGaacattgtattaataattttaaatataagaaaagaTAAACATACATACCCTTTTCTCATAACGTATCCATAGAAGGAATTTAAGATACATTTGTGTGCCAGTTGTAATGAATCATATAGTACTTCTCGATTTTTAGCAGATTTAATATCAGCAGCATCTCCTTTTGCTACGGCTGCCGCCACCTCTTGTTTAGCTACTTTAGTAAGCGCCTTGTATTCATATCTCCTATCTCTAAACGCTCGTACAGTGTCAACATAAAATGAATTCTCTTTTTGGCAAATCGTTTGTGTTCTTTCTTCCATGCTAGTAATCTTAACTTTCTTGTAAGCTTTCTTACAGTATTCTGTGAGTCGTTTCTTCTCATACGATACTTGTTCCTCTTTAGATAATTCATGATATGCCCTACGAGCTCCGCCTGGGAATTGCGatggaaatttttcattttcaagttGTTGCTGCATTCGTTGATATTCACTTAAAGTTGCAGTAACTGAAATCAAGTAAAAATATGTTTGTATGTAAGAATAAACAAATTtgacaaatattatttacgcATCTTGTTGTCTTACAATATTCTCCTCTCCACATCCACTCCATTTTTCTTTGACAAAGTGCTCCTggtttattataattacatgCAGCACATACAGTTTCATCGACCATCGCAGATGGTTGAAGACGATTggttaaaataatatttggaTACATAGCACCGACATCTAAGTGATATATTACAGGGTTCTCTAATCTCAGTGGTTGATTTCTTAAACCTTCCAATTTC is a window from the Bombus huntii isolate Logan2020A chromosome 6, iyBomHunt1.1, whole genome shotgun sequence genome containing:
- the LOC126866456 gene encoding ATP synthase-coupling factor 6, mitochondrial-like isoform X1, which translates into the protein MLIQRVIASVPKVIKRDIGILAPALQKATDPIQQLFLDKIREYSAKSAGGKLVDATPELEKERKSELDRIRKQYDIKGDPKNFPKFKFEAPVVEK
- the LOC126866456 gene encoding ATP synthase-coupling factor 6, mitochondrial-like isoform X2, translated to MLIQRVIASVPKVIKRDIGILAPALQKATDPIQQLFLDKIREYSAKSAGGKLVDATPELEKERKSELDRIRKQYDIKGDPKNFPKFKFEDNS
- the LOC126866434 gene encoding DNA polymerase epsilon catalytic subunit 1 codes for the protein MTSLQNTGKFRPFKENTGNNQSQEGNASGEISGGNRVNEVNENIRIDGLYGFHRVTDTKERTGFLINMHATEIMENDKRLMSGVDYYFLEEDCTRFKISYPYNPYFYILCKKDTYEEVSTGLNKKYTNLIHKVQTIYKEDLDLSNHLIGLKQKYLKISFINTVDLNKVRRGIMKAVKLNKEREKHNTYYSNMLSDVLNTEQGTGDIKKQTIDFMDNILDIREYDVPHHVRVSIDMKICCGNWYSVKTRGNDVPTITKRDDLIEPPDPIVLAYDIETTKLPLKFPDADTDQIMMISYMIDGQGYLITNREIIANDIENFEYTPKPEFEGFFTVFNEPNEKATIKRFFDHINDIRPHIFVTYNGDFFDWPFVETRAAFHNMDMKDRIGFSKNRDGVYSSRPAMHMDCLCWVRRDSYLPVGSQNLKAVAKAKLRYNPVELDPEDMCRLASEDPETLANYSVSDAVATYYLYYKYVHPFIFALCTIIPMEPDEVLRKGSGTLCESLLMVQAFQANIIFPNKQEQEFNKFTKDGHLLDQETYVGGHVEALESGVFRADIPCRFKIVPSAVEELINGVESALKHAIQEEEKVPMEMVTNFEEVVEEITVKLEGLRNQPLRLENPVIYHLDVGAMYPNIILTNRLQPSAMVDETVCAACNYNKPGALCQRKMEWMWRGEYFTATLSEYQRMQQQLENEKFPSQFPGGARRAYHELSKEEQVSYEKKRLTEYCKKAYKKVKITSMEERTQTICQKENSFYVDTVRAFRDRRYEYKALTKVAKQEVAAAVAKGDAADIKSAKNREVLYDSLQLAHKCILNSFYGYVMRKGSRWFSMEMGGIVCYTGAHIIMRAREIIEQVGRPLELDTDGIWCVLPASFPDNVVVHTTHPKKKKLVVSYPNAVLNFMVKDQFTNDVYHELVDPKNLTYKIRSENSIFFEVDGPYLAMVLPAAKEEGKKLKKRYAVFNFDGSLAELKGFEVKRRGELQLIKVFQTSVFESFLKGSTLEECYASVAKDADYWLDILYSKCADMPDSELFELISENKSMSRKLEDYGSQKSTSISTAKRLAEFLGDQMIKDAGLACKYIIANKPQGAPVTERAIPLAIFQSEPAIRKYYLRKWLKDSSLQSDDIRDILDWSYYIERLGSAIQKIITIPAAMQGLSNPVPRVKHPDWLHKRVMEKSATHKQKKITDMFTMMPKDKEKNIGNQDIESSETCDIEDIAGKPSTSKQSLPIVNKRKRQFLEGNEAENANKSWKEVLGSPPPMGTTKEERLKWLEFHKQKWAHQAKQRAEYQKSKKSKRSNNDGDEVSWGVARDTNTSTLGGFFKRTQRKLLMNPWQIIQISPTNKPGLYRLWVLVDRDLHQLRLIIPRIFYVNTRKPKPNPEPGKKVSWKESKKVLPRSRPIYNLYQYTVPETQFQLYSQELLEDMSRPEIEGIYETQMSLEFRAILQLGCVCTVDPKAARTMADGADTFALDQLEYKSVAVQSYLKNLNQTNYIFLYHHWSSNHQRALWGLFLNATKRAHIFVLDSVSSNQMPNMNTLYIQERDTVISTNGEDKVTFLPESMRFELKFETNFQQVCRILQAVITTYKNEGHGATIFIIQTALDKTTLVTHMPLLNDFPLISTYVQDIETLYNTLEWQKVGAKTMLRHYLKSQQIYELMTEQCRFLHVPIGNIPADPIVFGADIFFARHLQKNNFVLWCSPTEKPDLGGSENDDNRLLTDYEESLHSAANNAGTYSSVCIELEIESLAVNTLLQHHHIHDIDGTSNFVAFHTQQQTSVQDMATHDGMTNIIPNYDETVLCSPAFRILRNMVNTWLLDVSVHKNIFADYQIIHFYRWLRSPSSLLYDPALKRTLHTYMKKLFAQLLAEFKNLGSIIIFANFNKIIICTKKRTMSDALNYMEFVVQTIRDKELFHSIEITFEQCWEYLTWLDVHNYGGIKGKLPKDIENTTDTNSENAEDENDGEPEIVMNWNLMECLPKEAACQSSFTAIIAGYFHAIYQFILENELNTTVRPRNLNNLSQLSHNCTTAQLGLGSLENTAEFAKKLIKGDMSQKLFQIVQKIHKNLPEKTLTIEECPNLDLDGKDSKKINPALELIKSVCKVLSLDAEVENEVYYLRTNMLKLIRVGSFSDLVDWKDPCISLVVPEIICKVCNHTRDIDLCKDNFCTMDRDRYIWKCPLCKMDYDNDEIEFLLMDMLDHKSMAYMLQDLQCCKCNEVKRENMNELCSCSGNFKTLIPKSEIEKFMKICKSVAIKSNMKTLLEIIQNTKVLVDSK